The following are encoded together in the Salvia hispanica cultivar TCC Black 2014 chromosome 6, UniMelb_Shisp_WGS_1.0, whole genome shotgun sequence genome:
- the LOC125197172 gene encoding putative disease resistance RPP13-like protein 3 isoform X1, producing the protein MNSSRRVLPSNSGISIHMSISRASFPINMSEGSIIFMAIQQLEIVLAKTPGFCISPFNHLEFSNMTEFKGILEEIINELRMMLDFLKDKEWRVRDRLSYLLADFVAMARRSVHLTTFGNDNDIFCPHLATIRDWLRETKKRAMEFAVGEGVSRPQRVGEVGIVVGLEKDVELLVDKVILNDRPDFIVSSIKGMIGAGMTTLARQVYNHPDVIANFKPRLWITLSSYTSVNEVLVELIRQVLEQMGSQSFPEVLHQYPELPDVVIMHHPPQDSFSTGFIQLSHERDNEILTSLLSDILKGLTYFLVLDNIPKEVQLELIKKGLQCGEGNGSRLLLTSCHRSNFEIFYTHEVKSLDSDKSWQLFSKTFDKFTSEENKFSKELERKGREMLKKCWGLPLAIVNVARDKARQRLAGMKLEELFDSIDLSETLKLLEPMYHKLDEELKPCFLYMSFFKENAIMREEKLQHIWALRGIKRQRVATYMVDEFIHYQLQPCTYILASESIIEIVHDFRLFFEVKRCRINPLLHMLSIKIAEKELGFQKLRNNENGIPSQSPLHRVVQCRREKHHYSTNQDKCLVSLIFHGGGGYLDNASSSYWKSFELLSILDMEDFGVKTLSQTIGTLIELRYLGLRNNYIQEIPHSFGGLEKLEILDIALNFMVEVPDIINEMGSLRHLYMSDVIFRKALKVDALQNLETLTHISIYDWTYAVSSLEKMSSLYKLGIEEIDENSDTSKLFASLATLKSFEIFNMRGFRFKSMQCLDEIGVLDRLRKLRLDGRLARLPSAIESLRLLSYLVLVNTCLDEDPMQVLPKMSRLKVIKLRNAYIGREMVIEKQSFPSLDILRINELWNLRDVRVESGGMRYLKELEIKNCPHLENLPEQICYMRYLRKLKMVTTKHIATKIRNSGLISDIVEVDISP; encoded by the exons ATGAACTCATCAAGAAGAGTCTTACCCTCAAATTCTGGAATCTCAATCCACATGTCGATATCACGTGCTAG TTTTCCTATAAACATGTCGGAGGGCAGCATCATTTTTATGGCAATACAACAACTTGAGATTGTTCTAGCTAAGACTCCGGGATTCTGTATCTCCCCATTTAATCATCTAGAGTTTTCAAATATGACGGAGTTCAAAGGGATCCTCGAAGAGATAATAAATGAGTTGAGAATGATGCTGGATTTCTTAAAAGACAAGGAATGGCGAGTGAGGGACAGACTGAGTTATTTGCTTGCTGACTTTGTCGCGATGGCTCGAAGATCAGTACACCTCACAACATTCGGTAATGATAATGACATTTTCTGCCCACACTTGGCCACTATCCGAGATTGGCTGAGGGAGACAAAAAAGCGTGCGATGGAGTTTGCAGTTGGTGAAGGGGTGAGCAGACCACAAAGAGTTGGAGAAGTAGGTATCGTGGTGGGCTTGGAGAAAGACGTGGAACTGCTTGTCGATAAAGTAATTCTTAACGATAGGCCGGACTTCATCGTTTCAAGTATCAAAGGCATGATTGGTGCAGGAATGACGACTCTTGCCAGACAAGTATACAACCATCCGGACGTCATTGCAAACTTCAAGCCCCGTTTATGGATAACCCTTTCTAGTTATACGAGTGTAAACGAGGTGCTTGTGGAACTCATACGCCAGGTTTTGGAGCAAATGGGCAGCCAAAGTTTCCCTGAGGTGCTTCACCAATACCCTGAATTGCCAGATGTCGTTATAATGCACCACCCACCGCAAGACTCATTCTCGACTGGCTTCATACAACTAAGTCACGAAAGGGACAACGAGATTCTCACTAGCTTGCTTTCCGATATCCTGAAAGGATTGACATATTTCTTAGTTCTTGACAATATTCCGAAAGAAGTACAACTGGAATTGATAAAGAAAGGTCTTCAGTGTGGAGAAg GAAACGGAAGTAGATTGTTGCTCACCAGTTGCCATCGAAGTAACTTCGAAATCTTTTACACTCATGAGGTTAAATCTTTGGATTCTGATAAGAGCTGGCAATTGTTTTCAAAAACCTTTGATAAATTTACAAGTGAAGAGAACAAATTCTCAAAGGAGTTGGAGAGGAAGGGAAGAGAGATGCTGAAAAAATGTTGGGGTCTGCCACTAGCTATAGTAAATGTTGCAAGGGATAAAGCAAGGCAAAGACTTGCAGGGATGAAATTGGAAGAACtttttgattcaattgatttgagTGAAACATTGAAGTTATTGGAGCCGATGTATCATAAATTGGATGAAGAGCTCAAGCCATGTTTCTTGTATATGTCCTTTTTTAAGGAAAATGCAATCATGAGGGAAGAAAAGTTGCAACATATTTGGGCTCTAAGAGGAATAAAAAGACAGAGAGTTGCAACATATATGGTTGATGAATTTATACATTACCAATTACAGCCATGTACATACATTCTAGCCAGTGAATCCATTATTGAAATCGTGCACGATTTCCGACTTTTTTTTGAAGTGAAAAGGTGCCGCATCAATCCTCTACTACACATGCTATCCATCAAAATAGCAGAGAAGGAATTAGGGTTTCAGAAATTAAGGAATAATGAAAATGGTATACCCTCTCAGAGTCCTCTTCATCGGGTTGTCCAATGTAGACGAGAGAAGCATCATTACTCGACGAATCAAGATAAATGTCTTGTTTCTCTCATCTTCCATGGTGGTGGGGGATACTTGGACAATGCTAGCTCTTCTTATTGGAAGAGTTTTGAACTACTCAGTATACTCGACATGGAAGATTTTGGGGTAAAGACTTTATCACAAACTATCGGCACATTGATTGAGTTAAGGTATTTGGGATTGAGAAACAATTACATACAAGAGATCCCACACTCGTTTGGGGGCTTGGAAAAGCTTGAGATTCTCGATATAGCTCTAAACTTTATGGTGGAGGTGCCGGATATTATCAATGAAATGGGTAGCCTTCGTCATCTCTACATGTCTGATGTGATTTTCCGGAAGGCTTTGAAGGTAGATGCGCTACAGAATCTCGAGACTTTAACCCACATCTCGATCTATGATTGGACATATGCGGTCTCGAGCTTGGAGAAGATGTCCAGCCTCTACAAATTGGGCattgaagaaattgatgaaaacTCGGATACAAGCAAGCTCTTTGCATCATTGGCTACGTTAAAGAGCTTTGAAATCTTCAACATGAGAGGATTTCGTTTCAAAAGCATGCAATGTTTGGACGAGATTGGTGTTCTAGATAGACTCCGTAAACTCCGACTGGACGGACGCCTAGCTAGGCTACCAAGTGCCATTGAGTCCCTTCGATTGCTTTCTTACTTAGTATTGGTGAATACTTGTCTGGACGAAGACCCGATGCAAGTGTTACCGAAAATGAGTCGACTGAAAGTCATCAAACTGCGGAATGCATACATTGGTCGAGAAATGGTAATCGAGAAGCAAAGCTTTCCCTCTCTCGATATCCTACGCATCAATGAGTTGTGGAATTTGAGAGATGTTCGTGTTGAAAGTGGAGGAATGCGATATCTAAAAGAACTAGAAATCAAGAATTGTCCACACTTGGAGAATCTCCCGGAACAGATTTGTTATATGAGATATCTGAGGAAGTTAAAGATGGTAACAACTAAACACATTGCAACAAAGATCAGAAATTCTGGCTTGATCTCTGATATAGTGGAAGTGGATATTAGtccataa
- the LOC125197172 gene encoding putative disease resistance RPP13-like protein 3 isoform X2, with product MSEGSIIFMAIQQLEIVLAKTPGFCISPFNHLEFSNMTEFKGILEEIINELRMMLDFLKDKEWRVRDRLSYLLADFVAMARRSVHLTTFGNDNDIFCPHLATIRDWLRETKKRAMEFAVGEGVSRPQRVGEVGIVVGLEKDVELLVDKVILNDRPDFIVSSIKGMIGAGMTTLARQVYNHPDVIANFKPRLWITLSSYTSVNEVLVELIRQVLEQMGSQSFPEVLHQYPELPDVVIMHHPPQDSFSTGFIQLSHERDNEILTSLLSDILKGLTYFLVLDNIPKEVQLELIKKGLQCGEGNGSRLLLTSCHRSNFEIFYTHEVKSLDSDKSWQLFSKTFDKFTSEENKFSKELERKGREMLKKCWGLPLAIVNVARDKARQRLAGMKLEELFDSIDLSETLKLLEPMYHKLDEELKPCFLYMSFFKENAIMREEKLQHIWALRGIKRQRVATYMVDEFIHYQLQPCTYILASESIIEIVHDFRLFFEVKRCRINPLLHMLSIKIAEKELGFQKLRNNENGIPSQSPLHRVVQCRREKHHYSTNQDKCLVSLIFHGGGGYLDNASSSYWKSFELLSILDMEDFGVKTLSQTIGTLIELRYLGLRNNYIQEIPHSFGGLEKLEILDIALNFMVEVPDIINEMGSLRHLYMSDVIFRKALKVDALQNLETLTHISIYDWTYAVSSLEKMSSLYKLGIEEIDENSDTSKLFASLATLKSFEIFNMRGFRFKSMQCLDEIGVLDRLRKLRLDGRLARLPSAIESLRLLSYLVLVNTCLDEDPMQVLPKMSRLKVIKLRNAYIGREMVIEKQSFPSLDILRINELWNLRDVRVESGGMRYLKELEIKNCPHLENLPEQICYMRYLRKLKMVTTKHIATKIRNSGLISDIVEVDISP from the exons ATGTCGGAGGGCAGCATCATTTTTATGGCAATACAACAACTTGAGATTGTTCTAGCTAAGACTCCGGGATTCTGTATCTCCCCATTTAATCATCTAGAGTTTTCAAATATGACGGAGTTCAAAGGGATCCTCGAAGAGATAATAAATGAGTTGAGAATGATGCTGGATTTCTTAAAAGACAAGGAATGGCGAGTGAGGGACAGACTGAGTTATTTGCTTGCTGACTTTGTCGCGATGGCTCGAAGATCAGTACACCTCACAACATTCGGTAATGATAATGACATTTTCTGCCCACACTTGGCCACTATCCGAGATTGGCTGAGGGAGACAAAAAAGCGTGCGATGGAGTTTGCAGTTGGTGAAGGGGTGAGCAGACCACAAAGAGTTGGAGAAGTAGGTATCGTGGTGGGCTTGGAGAAAGACGTGGAACTGCTTGTCGATAAAGTAATTCTTAACGATAGGCCGGACTTCATCGTTTCAAGTATCAAAGGCATGATTGGTGCAGGAATGACGACTCTTGCCAGACAAGTATACAACCATCCGGACGTCATTGCAAACTTCAAGCCCCGTTTATGGATAACCCTTTCTAGTTATACGAGTGTAAACGAGGTGCTTGTGGAACTCATACGCCAGGTTTTGGAGCAAATGGGCAGCCAAAGTTTCCCTGAGGTGCTTCACCAATACCCTGAATTGCCAGATGTCGTTATAATGCACCACCCACCGCAAGACTCATTCTCGACTGGCTTCATACAACTAAGTCACGAAAGGGACAACGAGATTCTCACTAGCTTGCTTTCCGATATCCTGAAAGGATTGACATATTTCTTAGTTCTTGACAATATTCCGAAAGAAGTACAACTGGAATTGATAAAGAAAGGTCTTCAGTGTGGAGAAg GAAACGGAAGTAGATTGTTGCTCACCAGTTGCCATCGAAGTAACTTCGAAATCTTTTACACTCATGAGGTTAAATCTTTGGATTCTGATAAGAGCTGGCAATTGTTTTCAAAAACCTTTGATAAATTTACAAGTGAAGAGAACAAATTCTCAAAGGAGTTGGAGAGGAAGGGAAGAGAGATGCTGAAAAAATGTTGGGGTCTGCCACTAGCTATAGTAAATGTTGCAAGGGATAAAGCAAGGCAAAGACTTGCAGGGATGAAATTGGAAGAACtttttgattcaattgatttgagTGAAACATTGAAGTTATTGGAGCCGATGTATCATAAATTGGATGAAGAGCTCAAGCCATGTTTCTTGTATATGTCCTTTTTTAAGGAAAATGCAATCATGAGGGAAGAAAAGTTGCAACATATTTGGGCTCTAAGAGGAATAAAAAGACAGAGAGTTGCAACATATATGGTTGATGAATTTATACATTACCAATTACAGCCATGTACATACATTCTAGCCAGTGAATCCATTATTGAAATCGTGCACGATTTCCGACTTTTTTTTGAAGTGAAAAGGTGCCGCATCAATCCTCTACTACACATGCTATCCATCAAAATAGCAGAGAAGGAATTAGGGTTTCAGAAATTAAGGAATAATGAAAATGGTATACCCTCTCAGAGTCCTCTTCATCGGGTTGTCCAATGTAGACGAGAGAAGCATCATTACTCGACGAATCAAGATAAATGTCTTGTTTCTCTCATCTTCCATGGTGGTGGGGGATACTTGGACAATGCTAGCTCTTCTTATTGGAAGAGTTTTGAACTACTCAGTATACTCGACATGGAAGATTTTGGGGTAAAGACTTTATCACAAACTATCGGCACATTGATTGAGTTAAGGTATTTGGGATTGAGAAACAATTACATACAAGAGATCCCACACTCGTTTGGGGGCTTGGAAAAGCTTGAGATTCTCGATATAGCTCTAAACTTTATGGTGGAGGTGCCGGATATTATCAATGAAATGGGTAGCCTTCGTCATCTCTACATGTCTGATGTGATTTTCCGGAAGGCTTTGAAGGTAGATGCGCTACAGAATCTCGAGACTTTAACCCACATCTCGATCTATGATTGGACATATGCGGTCTCGAGCTTGGAGAAGATGTCCAGCCTCTACAAATTGGGCattgaagaaattgatgaaaacTCGGATACAAGCAAGCTCTTTGCATCATTGGCTACGTTAAAGAGCTTTGAAATCTTCAACATGAGAGGATTTCGTTTCAAAAGCATGCAATGTTTGGACGAGATTGGTGTTCTAGATAGACTCCGTAAACTCCGACTGGACGGACGCCTAGCTAGGCTACCAAGTGCCATTGAGTCCCTTCGATTGCTTTCTTACTTAGTATTGGTGAATACTTGTCTGGACGAAGACCCGATGCAAGTGTTACCGAAAATGAGTCGACTGAAAGTCATCAAACTGCGGAATGCATACATTGGTCGAGAAATGGTAATCGAGAAGCAAAGCTTTCCCTCTCTCGATATCCTACGCATCAATGAGTTGTGGAATTTGAGAGATGTTCGTGTTGAAAGTGGAGGAATGCGATATCTAAAAGAACTAGAAATCAAGAATTGTCCACACTTGGAGAATCTCCCGGAACAGATTTGTTATATGAGATATCTGAGGAAGTTAAAGATGGTAACAACTAAACACATTGCAACAAAGATCAGAAATTCTGGCTTGATCTCTGATATAGTGGAAGTGGATATTAGtccataa
- the LOC125195620 gene encoding disease resistance protein RPH8A-like, protein MLSIKIAEEELGLEIIRNDGNDRPSQSPRHRIIHCGRDKFNHSTNQDKNIVSLIFHGGGDFLDNVSSSYWKSFEILSLLDMEDFGVKTLSETISTLMELRYLGLRNNYIQEIPHSFGGLKKLEVFDIALNFLVEVPDIIKEMVSLNHLYMSDVICPNPLKVDFSQNLETLTYISINDWTYEVIRLKWMSRLRKLGIEEIDENSVVSNLFPSLSKLENFRHLTLRGFRFRSMAYLDEIGVLDNLYKLRLDGRLARLPRALKSLKKLLYLVLVNTCLDEDPMQLLKKLRYLRGLKLQNAYTGSRMVIEEDKLQYLEILRINELWNMSCFTVGKRGICRLEELEIKNCPRLETLPEQIGSIFKMRKLKMVTTKRIATKIRNSSFISNTTIMEVDISP, encoded by the coding sequence ATGTTATCCATCAAAATAGCAGAGGAGGAATTGGGGTTGGAGATAATAAGGAATGATGGAAATGACCGACCCTCTCAGAGCCCTCGTCATCGTATTATCCATTGTGGCAGAGACAAGTTTAATCACTCAACGAATCAAGacaaaaatattgtttctctCATCTTCCATGGAGGTGGGGACTTCTTGGACAATGTTAGCTCGTCTTATTGGAAGagttttgaaatactcagtctACTTGACATGGAAGATTTTGGAGTGAAAACTTTATCAGAAACTATTAGCACATTGATGGAGTTAAGGTATTTGGGATTGAGAAACAATTATATACAAGAGATCCCACACTCGTTCGGGGGCTTGAAAAAGCTTGAGGTTTTCGATATTGCTCTAAACTTTTTGGTGGAGGTGCCGGATATCATCAAGGAAATGGTTAGCCTTAATCATCTTTACATGTCTGATGTGATTTGCCCAAACCCTTTGAAAGTGGATTTTTCACAGAATCTTGAAACCCTAACCTACATCTCGATTAATGATTGGACGTATGAGGTCATAAGGTTGAAGTGGATGAGTCGTCTCCGTAAATTGGGCattgaagaaattgatgaaaacTCGGTTGTAAGCAATCTCTTTCCATCACTTTCTAAGTTGGAGAACTTTAGGCATCTTACCTTGAGGGGGTTTCGTTTCAGAAGCATGGCATATTTGGACGAGATTGGTGTTCTAGATAATCTCTATAAACTCCGACTGGATGGACGCCTAGCTAGACTACCAAGGGCCCTCAAATCTCTTAAAAAACTTTTGTACTTGGTTTTGGTAAATACTTGTCTTGACGAAGACCCCATGCaattattaaagaaattgCGCTATCTAAGAGGTCTCAAACTGCAGAATGCATACACTGGTTCACGAATGGTGATCGAGGAGGACAAACTTCAATATCTCGAGATCCTGCGCATCAATGAGTTGTGGAATATGTCATGTTTTACGGTTGGAAAAAGAGGAATATGCCGTCTAGAAGAACTAGAAATCAAGAATTGTCCACGCCTCGAGACCCTCCCAGAACAGATTGGGTCGATATTTAAAATGAGGAAGTTAAAGATGGTAACAACTAAACGCATTGCAACAAAGATCAGAAATTCGAGCTTCATCTCCAATACTACTATAATGGAAGTGGATATCAGTCCATAA
- the LOC125191881 gene encoding putative disease resistance RPP13-like protein 3, whose protein sequence is MNNQGRENKVEDSCSINQGLSGGAASNVNPSMDKENMLEAIILEAVQIAERFRVEERSITRYVEMLLEEVIDGSRKMLDIWREKGPEERSRLNYMLADFAEAAQYLAEHIIYGSEYAFHHDEYPSSVIMNRIQSGKEEFEVCNDMHGVGEEDGVVVGLEKDVQQLIGRAILNEDPDLLISCIKGMVGVGKTTLARQVYNHPVVVEKFKYRRAWITFSGYTSVRLVLVELAKQLLVEFDGVSLLLEEMDNQSIRRMLCHNMEGMPCFIVLDNMPREMLLKFIYIDILLKGDGSRMLITCHYKLSGDIFYTHEMKALDSDKSWQLFLKTIDTLTNDESKFSKELERKAKEMLKKCGGLPLAIIDVGRQKAKQRLAGIEWEEIFDSIDLSETLKLLEPMYHDLDE, encoded by the exons atgaaTAATCAAGGACgcgagaataaagtggaagaTTCGTGTTCAATAAACCAAGGATTATCGGGAGGTGCtgctagcaacgtcaatcctTCGATGGATAAAGAG AACATGTTGGAGGCCATCATCTTAGAGGCGGTACAGATAGCCGAACGTTTTCGGGTTGAGGAGCGAAGTATTACACGTTATGTGGAGATGCTCCTGGAAGAGGTAATAGATGGGTCGAGGAAGATGCTGGATATCTGGAGAGAGAAAGGACCGGAAGAGAGGAGCAGGCTAAATTATATGCTAGCTGACTTTGCTGAGGCAGCTCAATATTTAGCAGAGCATATAATATATGGTAGTGAATACGCTTTTCATCATGATGAGTATCCTTCCTCAGTCATCATGAATAGAATACAAAGTGGCAAGGAggagtttgaagtttgtaacGACATGCACGGCgttggagaagaagatggtGTGGTGGTGGGCTTGGAGAAAGACGTGCAACAGCTTATCGGCAGAGCAATTCTTAACGAGGATCCGGACCTCTTGATTTCGTGTATCAAAGGCATGGTTGGTGTGGGGAAGACGACTCTTGCCAGACAAGTGTACAATCATCCGGTTGTCGTTGAAAAATTCAAGTACCGCCGTGCATGGATAACCTTTTCTGGTTACACAAGCGTACGTCTGGTGCTTGTGGAACTCGCAAAGCAGCTGTTGGTGGAATTTGATGGGGTTTCGTTGTTGCTCGAGGAAATGGACAACCAAAGTATTCGACGGATGCTTTGCCATAACATGGAAGGAATGCCATGTTTCATAGTTCTCGACAACATGCCAAGAGAGATGCTTCTGAAATTCATCTATATTGATATTCTGCTAAAAG GTGATGGAAGTAGAATGTTGATCACCTGTCACTATAAGCTTTCAGGAGACATCTTTTATACTCATGAAATGAAAGCGTTGGATTCTGATAAGAGCTGGCAATTGTTTTTGAAAACAATTGATACACTTACAAATGATGAGAGCAAATTCTCAAAGGAGTTGGAGAGGAAGGCGAAAGAGATGTTGAAAAAATGTGGGGGTTTGCCGCTAGCTATAATAGATGTGGGAAGGCAGAAAGCAAAGCAAAGACTTGCAGGGATTGAATGGGAAGAGAtttttgattcaattgatttgagTGAGACATTGAAGTTATTGGAACCGATGTATCATGATTTGGATGAATAG